In Aurantimicrobium minutum, the following proteins share a genomic window:
- a CDS encoding amino-acid N-acetyltransferase, whose product MTSSPIHVRRARTADVPWILEVTKPLVDSRVLLGKDAVSIYEAVQEFRIAEDSDGNRIGCGALHVMWQDLGEIRTLAVTPEWLGKGVGAAILARLVDDATELGLGRLFCLTFEVDFFTRHGFVEVSDAIIDPETYAQLVLSHDEGVAEFLDLARVKPNTLGNTRMLRVL is encoded by the coding sequence ATGACTTCTTCACCCATACACGTTCGTCGTGCCCGCACAGCAGACGTGCCATGGATTCTAGAAGTCACCAAGCCACTCGTGGACTCGCGGGTTTTGTTGGGTAAAGATGCGGTCTCTATTTATGAGGCTGTACAAGAGTTCCGTATTGCAGAAGACAGCGACGGCAACCGAATAGGCTGTGGTGCTCTGCACGTGATGTGGCAGGACTTGGGTGAAATTCGTACCCTCGCTGTGACCCCCGAATGGCTGGGCAAAGGTGTTGGTGCTGCCATCTTGGCCAGGCTCGTCGACGATGCCACCGAGTTGGGGCTTGGTCGACTCTTTTGCCTCACCTTTGAGGTGGACTTCTTTACTCGCCACGGATTTGTGGAAGTCTCCGACGCCATCATTGATCCTGAAACCTATGCGCAATTGGTGCTCTCGCACGATGAGGGTGTTGCCGAATTCCTGGATCTTGCCCGTGTAAAACCCAACACTCTGGGAAATACAAGGATGCTGCGCGTCCTGTAG
- a CDS encoding ATP-dependent Clp protease ATP-binding subunit, whose product MFERFTDRARRVVVLAQEEAKMLNHNYIGTEHILLGLIHEGEGVAAKALESLNISLDAVREQVQDIIGQGQQQPTGHIPFTPRAKKVLELSLREALQLGHNYIGTEHILLGLIREGEGVAAQVLVKLGADLNRVRQQVIQLLSGFQGKEPVAAGNKDEAASAQGGSQVLDQFGRNLTAAAREGKLDPVIGREKEIERVMQILSRRSKNNPVLIGEPGVGKTAVVEGLAQAIVSGNVPETLKDKQLYTLDLGSLIAGSRYRGDFEERLKKVTKEIRTRGDIITFIDEIHSLVGAGAAEGAIDAASILKPLLARGELQTIGATTLDEYRKHFEKDAALERRFQPIQVAEPSLPHAINILKGLRDRYEAHHKVQITDGAIVAAANLADRYIQDRFLPDKAIDLIDEAGARLRLSILSNPPELRELDDQIALTRSKKEAAIEDQDFERAAALRDEEKQLQAERVRREAEWRKGDAGGQGIVDEGVIAEVLAQATGIPVFKLTEEESARLVFMEKALHQRVIGQEKAIAALSKTIRRTRAGLKDPKRPAGSFIFAGPTGVGKTELAKALAEFLFDDEDAMISLDMSEYGEKHTVSRLFGAPPGFVGFEEGGQLTEKVRRKPFSVVLFDEIEKAHPDIFNSLLQILEEGRLTDGQGRVVDFKNTVIIMTTNLGTKEISGGPVGFQLEGDAVNDYDRMRGKVNEELKKHFKPEFLNRVDDIIVFPQLSKEELVQIVDLFTKRLSDRMMDRDMTIELTQAAKDRLIEVGFDPALGARPLRRAMQAEVEDRLSEKILEGQLAAGDHVHVDFIGGEFVFTTTAREVVGVTAASQANGIAATPEIVADGE is encoded by the coding sequence ATGTTTGAGAGATTTACCGACCGCGCTCGCCGCGTCGTTGTCTTGGCGCAAGAAGAAGCCAAGATGCTCAATCACAACTACATCGGCACGGAGCACATCCTTCTAGGTCTCATCCACGAAGGCGAAGGTGTTGCAGCGAAGGCTCTCGAGTCTCTCAACATCTCCCTCGATGCGGTGCGCGAGCAGGTCCAAGACATCATTGGTCAGGGACAGCAGCAGCCCACCGGCCACATCCCTTTCACTCCACGTGCGAAGAAAGTTCTCGAACTATCGCTGCGTGAAGCACTGCAGCTTGGTCACAACTACATTGGCACCGAGCACATCCTCTTAGGCCTCATCCGTGAGGGTGAAGGCGTTGCTGCACAGGTTCTGGTCAAGCTTGGTGCTGACCTCAACCGTGTTCGTCAGCAGGTTATTCAGCTTCTGTCTGGCTTCCAGGGCAAGGAGCCTGTTGCTGCCGGAAACAAGGACGAGGCAGCCTCTGCTCAGGGTGGTTCTCAGGTTCTTGACCAGTTCGGTCGTAACCTCACCGCTGCAGCTCGTGAAGGAAAGCTTGACCCTGTAATCGGTCGTGAAAAAGAGATTGAACGCGTCATGCAGATTCTTTCTCGCCGCTCCAAAAACAACCCTGTTCTGATCGGTGAGCCCGGTGTTGGTAAGACTGCCGTTGTGGAAGGTCTCGCACAAGCGATTGTCTCCGGCAATGTTCCTGAGACCCTCAAGGACAAGCAGCTCTACACACTCGACCTGGGCTCACTCATCGCTGGTTCTCGTTACCGCGGTGACTTTGAAGAGCGCCTCAAGAAGGTCACCAAAGAGATTCGTACCCGAGGCGACATCATCACCTTCATTGATGAAATTCACTCGCTAGTCGGCGCTGGTGCTGCCGAGGGTGCTATCGATGCCGCCTCCATTCTTAAGCCACTGCTTGCTCGTGGTGAACTCCAGACCATTGGTGCGACCACTCTGGATGAATACCGCAAGCACTTTGAAAAGGATGCAGCGCTGGAGCGCCGCTTCCAGCCCATCCAGGTTGCTGAGCCTTCCTTGCCTCACGCCATCAACATCTTGAAGGGTCTGCGCGACCGTTACGAAGCACACCACAAGGTTCAGATTACCGATGGTGCAATTGTCGCGGCTGCAAACCTTGCCGACCGTTACATCCAGGACCGCTTCCTTCCCGATAAGGCAATTGACCTCATCGACGAAGCAGGTGCTCGTCTGCGCCTATCCATCCTCTCCAACCCACCAGAGTTGCGTGAATTGGATGACCAGATTGCTCTGACCCGCAGCAAGAAGGAAGCAGCAATCGAAGATCAAGACTTCGAACGTGCTGCCGCACTGCGCGATGAAGAAAAGCAGCTGCAAGCTGAGCGTGTTCGCCGTGAGGCTGAATGGCGCAAGGGCGATGCAGGTGGCCAGGGCATCGTGGACGAGGGCGTTATTGCTGAAGTTCTAGCCCAAGCAACCGGTATCCCCGTCTTCAAGCTCACCGAAGAAGAATCAGCCCGCCTGGTCTTCATGGAGAAGGCTCTGCACCAGCGTGTGATTGGTCAGGAGAAGGCCATCGCGGCCCTGTCCAAGACCATTCGTCGCACCCGTGCTGGACTGAAGGACCCCAAGCGTCCTGCTGGTTCCTTCATCTTCGCTGGTCCCACCGGTGTGGGAAAGACAGAGCTGGCTAAAGCACTGGCTGAGTTCCTGTTCGATGACGAAGACGCCATGATCTCTCTCGACATGAGTGAATACGGTGAAAAGCACACCGTCTCACGTCTGTTTGGTGCCCCTCCCGGATTCGTTGGATTCGAAGAGGGTGGTCAGCTCACCGAGAAGGTGCGCCGCAAGCCATTCAGTGTTGTTCTCTTCGATGAAATCGAGAAGGCACACCCTGACATCTTCAACTCTCTGCTGCAGATTCTGGAAGAGGGTCGTCTCACCGACGGTCAAGGCCGTGTTGTTGACTTCAAGAACACCGTCATCATCATGACCACCAACTTGGGAACCAAGGAAATCTCTGGTGGTCCTGTTGGTTTCCAGCTTGAAGGTGACGCCGTCAATGACTACGACCGCATGCGCGGCAAGGTCAACGAAGAACTCAAGAAGCACTTCAAGCCTGAGTTCCTCAACCGTGTTGATGACATCATCGTGTTCCCTCAGCTGAGCAAGGAAGAGCTGGTTCAGATCGTGGACCTGTTCACCAAGCGCCTGAGCGACCGCATGATGGATCGCGACATGACCATCGAGCTCACTCAAGCTGCGAAGGACCGCCTCATCGAGGTCGGCTTCGACCCAGCCCTGGGTGCTCGTCCGTTGCGTCGTGCGATGCAGGCCGAGGTCGAAGACCGCCTCTCCGAGAAGATTCTCGAAGGCCAGCTCGCAGCTGGAGATCACGTTCACGTGGACTTTATTGGCGGCGAGTTCGTCTTCACCACCACTGCTCGTGAGGTTGTTGGGGTCACTGCTGCCTCACAGGCAAACGGTATTGCCGCAACCCCAGAGATTGTGGCAGACGGAGAGTAG
- a CDS encoding pirin family protein, which produces MSILTPRDVPLGGLRAMTVRRTLPNRHRTTIGAWCFVDHFGPDLVEHSGGMHVAPHPHTGLQTVTWLFEGEVEHHDSVGSSQLVSPGQVNLMTAGAGISHSEVSTSTTSRLHGVQLWVALPDEHRFIAPFFEHHVSPRMTIGPAQFTVFVGSLTGEDVTATSTATTFTGLVAAEILIPEKTTIAIPVDHSYEHGFLIDSGELTVNDEQALKDELAYVEPGHTSITIATGDVPSRVLMIGGEPFEEELVMWWNFIGRSHEEIVQMRQQWQSNVVEGSNPDGVFGTVAYEGPVIPAPEMPHVHLRPRKLPRP; this is translated from the coding sequence ATGAGCATTCTGACTCCTCGTGATGTGCCCCTCGGAGGCCTGCGAGCGATGACAGTGCGCAGAACTTTACCTAACCGGCACCGCACCACCATTGGTGCATGGTGCTTTGTTGATCACTTTGGTCCAGACCTGGTTGAACACAGTGGTGGCATGCATGTTGCACCTCACCCTCACACGGGCTTACAAACTGTCACCTGGCTTTTTGAGGGTGAGGTGGAGCACCACGACAGTGTGGGCAGTAGTCAATTAGTCAGTCCTGGTCAGGTGAACCTCATGACTGCTGGTGCAGGGATCTCTCACTCGGAGGTCTCTACCTCCACCACCTCCCGGCTTCATGGTGTGCAGTTATGGGTTGCCCTACCTGATGAACACCGGTTCATTGCTCCTTTCTTTGAACACCACGTCTCTCCCCGGATGACTATTGGTCCAGCCCAATTCACTGTGTTTGTGGGAAGTCTCACCGGCGAGGATGTCACCGCTACCTCCACAGCCACGACGTTTACTGGTCTTGTTGCTGCTGAAATCTTGATTCCTGAAAAAACCACCATCGCCATCCCCGTTGACCACAGCTATGAGCACGGTTTCCTTATTGATTCGGGTGAGCTCACCGTCAATGACGAACAGGCCCTCAAAGACGAGCTTGCTTATGTTGAGCCTGGCCACACCAGCATCACCATCGCCACCGGTGATGTTCCCTCTCGAGTGTTAATGATCGGTGGCGAGCCGTTCGAAGAAGAGCTCGTGATGTGGTGGAACTTCATTGGCCGCAGCCATGAAGAAATAGTTCAGATGCGCCAGCAGTGGCAAAGCAATGTAGTTGAGGGCTCCAATCCTGACGGAGTATTTGGTACCGTCGCATACGAGGGCCCCGTAATTCCCGCCCCAGAAATGCCTCACGTTCACCTTCGACCACGAAAGTTGCCCAGGCCATGA
- a CDS encoding carboxymuconolactone decarboxylase family protein has protein sequence MSDLYDGTENRKFGRVYKKETPDILEAFLAFDNAVFAEEGRAIPLKFRELMALSVAFTTQCSFCIDAHTKGAIKAGANDAEIAEAAWVAAALRAGGAFTHGRMALQISDSVNHEH, from the coding sequence ATGAGTGATCTCTATGACGGAACCGAGAACCGCAAATTCGGTCGAGTGTATAAAAAAGAAACCCCCGACATCCTGGAAGCGTTCCTTGCTTTCGACAACGCGGTCTTCGCTGAAGAGGGTCGCGCTATCCCACTGAAGTTCCGTGAGCTCATGGCGCTCAGTGTTGCCTTCACCACTCAATGCTCTTTCTGCATCGATGCCCACACCAAGGGTGCGATTAAAGCTGGCGCAAACGATGCCGAGATTGCTGAAGCAGCCTGGGTTGCTGCAGCACTGCGTGCAGGTGGTGCGTTTACGCACGGTCGCATGGCGCTGCAGATCAGTGACTCCGTGAATCACGAGCACTAA
- a CDS encoding YbaK/EbsC family protein gives MADIQHPESVERFRAALKEHGAEGDVVRLDDNAHTAQAAAEGLGITRGQIANSLVFLADGEPVLVMSSGGHRVDTDKVSAAFGGKKITKANADDVRAATGYVIGGVSPVGLATELPTLVDNDLAQYDTIWSAGGHPAYVYQTTFSELVRMTGGTPADIGE, from the coding sequence ATGGCCGACATTCAACACCCCGAATCTGTTGAGCGTTTCCGCGCGGCTCTGAAAGAGCACGGCGCGGAAGGTGATGTTGTTCGCCTCGATGACAACGCCCACACCGCCCAAGCCGCAGCGGAAGGTCTCGGCATTACGAGGGGCCAGATAGCGAACTCGCTCGTTTTCCTCGCCGATGGCGAACCCGTTCTCGTAATGAGTTCTGGTGGACACCGCGTGGACACCGACAAAGTCTCTGCTGCGTTTGGTGGGAAGAAGATCACCAAGGCCAACGCCGATGACGTTCGTGCTGCCACTGGCTATGTCATTGGTGGAGTCTCACCCGTGGGACTTGCCACCGAACTTCCCACTCTGGTGGACAACGACCTAGCCCAGTACGACACCATCTGGTCTGCAGGAGGTCACCCGGCCTATGTCTACCAAACCACCTTTAGCGAACTGGTTCGGATGACTGGCGGAACTCCCGCCGATATTGGTGAGTAA
- a CDS encoding aldo/keto reductase, with product MAYEAAPSRYDIMNYRRSGKWGLKLPEISLGLWHNFGDEGSLKNQKQILRRAFDLGVTHFDLANNYGVPAGSAESHFGEVLASDFKPYRDEMVISSKAGYFMWDGPYGEWGTRKYLISSLDQSLTRMGLDYVDIFYSHRPDPNTPIEETMGALSSIVQQGKALYVGISSYTPEQTIAAKKELDRLGVPLLIHQPRYSMFDRTIERSGLLYTLDEIGAGCIVFSPLAQGLLTDRYLGGVPKDSRAAVGEHLKASTITDTYLERVRGLAAIAEARGQTLAQMALLWTLRNPGVTSALIGASSVKQLEDNIAAIHGPEFEPEELDAIDEFAVHGTESGK from the coding sequence ATGGCTTATGAAGCAGCGCCCTCACGCTACGACATCATGAACTACCGCAGAAGCGGTAAATGGGGTTTGAAGCTTCCTGAGATTTCCTTAGGCCTGTGGCACAACTTCGGAGACGAAGGATCTCTCAAGAACCAAAAGCAGATTCTTCGTCGTGCTTTTGACTTGGGCGTGACTCATTTTGATTTAGCCAACAACTACGGTGTTCCTGCTGGCTCGGCTGAAAGCCACTTCGGTGAAGTGCTGGCTTCAGACTTCAAGCCCTATCGCGATGAAATGGTTATCTCCTCCAAAGCCGGATATTTCATGTGGGATGGACCCTATGGCGAGTGGGGAACTCGGAAGTACCTCATCTCATCTCTTGATCAGAGCCTGACCCGCATGGGCTTGGACTATGTCGACATCTTCTACTCCCACCGCCCGGACCCCAACACCCCCATAGAAGAAACCATGGGTGCACTGTCTTCGATCGTGCAGCAGGGCAAGGCACTGTATGTCGGGATCTCTTCGTACACTCCTGAACAAACCATCGCTGCAAAGAAAGAACTGGATCGACTCGGTGTTCCTCTGCTGATTCACCAGCCTCGCTACTCCATGTTTGATCGCACCATCGAGCGTTCCGGCCTGCTCTATACCCTCGACGAGATTGGTGCCGGGTGCATCGTTTTCTCGCCACTTGCTCAGGGCCTTCTCACCGACCGTTATCTTGGTGGGGTTCCCAAAGACTCCCGTGCTGCAGTGGGCGAACATCTCAAAGCGTCCACAATCACCGACACCTATCTCGAGCGCGTCCGCGGTCTGGCGGCTATCGCCGAGGCCCGCGGTCAGACGCTCGCTCAGATGGCACTGTTATGGACTCTGCGTAACCCTGGGGTCACCTCAGCCTTGATTGGTGCCTCCTCTGTGAAGCAACTCGAAGACAACATCGCTGCTATTCACGGTCCAGAGTTTGAGCCAGAAGAACTCGACGCGATTGATGAATTTGCGGTGCACGGCACCGAATCAGGCAAGTAA
- the cls gene encoding cardiolipin synthase, which yields MTQGDVNFWITIILFLIDFAIRVAAIIIVPRNRRPSSALGWLLAIFFIPFIGVILFLLIGSPRLGRKRRRRQAEINQFIMDSTEGMDKVKHDKSWPAWLDSIVTMNRNLGAMPMIGGNSAQMQIDYEKNFLDMAADIDKAKNYVHVEFYILAADSTTEPLFQAMERAVQRGVKVRVLFDHIAGKRTVGYKETKKRLTAIGAEWHLMLPFLPLEGKYERPDLRNHRKLLIIDSKIGWMGSQNLIDSSYLKKSNIKRGLHWKDAMVRLEGPIVAGLNAIFITDWYSETDVLLTREAAPLSTTSNKNALDCQIVPSGPGFASENNLRMFLALMYSAQEKIIITSPYFVPDESLMYAITSACQRGVRVELFVSEIGDQALVYHAQRSYYEALLRAGVVIWLYKAPTILHSKHMSIDDEVAVIGSSNMDMRSFSLNLEVSLMVKGASFVKQMRDVEAAYRNDSRALTLDEWMQQPLRSTVLDGLARLTSSLQ from the coding sequence ATGACACAGGGTGATGTGAATTTCTGGATCACCATCATCCTGTTCCTGATTGACTTCGCTATCCGCGTTGCCGCAATCATTATTGTTCCTCGCAACCGTCGTCCATCCTCTGCCTTGGGCTGGTTACTTGCTATCTTCTTCATTCCGTTCATCGGCGTGATTTTGTTCCTGCTCATTGGTAGTCCACGCTTGGGCCGCAAGCGTCGCCGTCGCCAGGCAGAAATTAACCAGTTCATCATGGACTCCACCGAGGGCATGGACAAGGTAAAGCACGACAAGTCCTGGCCGGCATGGTTGGATTCCATCGTTACGATGAACCGCAACTTGGGTGCTATGCCGATGATTGGTGGCAACAGCGCACAGATGCAGATCGACTACGAGAAAAACTTTCTCGATATGGCAGCAGACATCGATAAAGCGAAGAACTACGTTCACGTCGAGTTCTACATCTTGGCGGCCGACTCCACAACAGAACCACTGTTCCAAGCGATGGAGCGCGCAGTTCAACGTGGCGTCAAGGTACGTGTGCTCTTTGACCACATTGCTGGAAAACGCACCGTCGGTTATAAAGAAACCAAGAAGCGTCTGACTGCTATCGGTGCCGAATGGCACCTCATGCTTCCTTTCCTCCCTCTTGAAGGAAAGTACGAGCGACCAGATTTGCGCAACCACCGCAAGCTCTTGATCATCGACTCGAAGATCGGCTGGATGGGTTCACAAAACCTCATTGACTCCAGTTACCTCAAGAAGTCCAACATCAAGCGTGGACTGCACTGGAAAGATGCCATGGTTCGCCTGGAAGGGCCCATTGTTGCTGGTTTGAACGCCATCTTCATTACTGACTGGTATTCCGAGACAGATGTTCTGCTCACACGTGAGGCAGCTCCACTATCAACCACGTCAAATAAAAACGCCCTGGATTGCCAGATTGTTCCCTCCGGCCCGGGCTTTGCTTCCGAGAACAACCTGCGGATGTTCTTAGCGCTGATGTATTCAGCTCAAGAGAAGATCATCATTACTTCGCCTTACTTCGTCCCTGATGAGTCTTTGATGTATGCCATCACCTCAGCATGCCAGCGTGGTGTTCGCGTGGAACTGTTCGTCTCCGAAATTGGAGACCAAGCGTTGGTTTACCACGCACAGCGTTCCTACTACGAAGCACTGCTTCGTGCCGGTGTTGTTATTTGGCTGTATAAAGCACCGACCATCTTGCACTCCAAGCACATGTCCATCGATGACGAGGTTGCGGTGATCGGTTCCTCCAACATGGACATGCGATCCTTCTCCCTCAACCTTGAGGTGTCTCTCATGGTTAAGGGCGCTTCTTTCGTCAAGCAGATGCGTGATGTTGAGGCTGCCTATCGCAATGACTCTCGTGCACTGACCCTTGACGAGTGGATGCAGCAGCCTCTGCGCTCAACCGTTCTTGACGGTTTAGCACGTCTGACTTCCTCACTGCAGTAA
- the lysS gene encoding lysine--tRNA ligase produces the protein MSENTAPEPELTEAEVSEQKAVRLTKRERLNELGIGAYPVSVPVTDSISSVRERFDGLEADATTGVTVGVAGRIVHLRNTGKLCFASLQSGDGSRIQAMVSLAEVGDEQLELWKDLVDLGDLIFVSGEVISSRRGELSIMVSEWKMASKAVLPLPNMHNELNEETRVRARYLDLIVREQARKTVFARAKTMASLRETFTSLDFVEVETPMLQVMHGGASARPFVTHSNAFDMELFLRIAPELYLKRALVGGIERVYEINRNFRNEGADSTHSPEFAMLEAYEAYGDYNSIADLTQKLIQDAALAVAGSHVVTWADGTEFDLGGQWDRISMYHSLSEASGVEITPETSVAELQKMADKEGVEVHLANHGKLVEELWEHFVKDGLSRPTFVMDFPVETSPLVKEHRSIPGVVEKWDLYVRGFELATGYSELNDPVIQRERFVQQAALSAKGDVEAMRLDEDFLKALEHAMPPAGGMGMGMDRLLMAITGLGIRETIMFPLVK, from the coding sequence ATGAGTGAGAACACCGCACCTGAGCCCGAACTGACAGAAGCCGAAGTCAGCGAGCAGAAGGCCGTTCGTCTCACCAAGCGTGAGCGCTTAAACGAACTGGGTATCGGGGCATATCCCGTCAGCGTTCCTGTCACGGACAGCATTAGCTCAGTTCGTGAACGCTTTGATGGTCTTGAAGCTGACGCCACCACAGGTGTAACCGTGGGTGTAGCTGGTCGTATTGTTCACCTGCGCAACACTGGCAAGCTGTGCTTTGCCAGTTTGCAGTCAGGTGACGGCAGTCGCATCCAGGCCATGGTTTCTCTGGCAGAAGTCGGCGACGAACAGCTTGAACTTTGGAAAGACCTCGTTGATTTAGGTGATCTCATCTTTGTCAGCGGTGAGGTGATCTCTTCACGCCGCGGTGAGCTTTCGATCATGGTCTCCGAATGGAAGATGGCTTCTAAGGCAGTTCTTCCTTTGCCGAACATGCACAATGAGCTCAACGAGGAAACTCGTGTTCGTGCCCGCTACCTTGACCTCATCGTGCGTGAACAAGCACGCAAGACTGTCTTCGCTCGCGCGAAGACCATGGCCTCACTGCGTGAGACCTTCACTTCACTCGACTTCGTTGAGGTTGAAACTCCCATGCTTCAGGTCATGCACGGTGGAGCATCTGCTCGCCCCTTTGTGACCCACTCGAATGCCTTCGATATGGAGCTGTTCTTGCGCATCGCTCCCGAGCTGTATTTGAAACGTGCTCTGGTTGGTGGCATTGAACGTGTCTATGAGATAAACCGCAACTTCCGCAACGAGGGTGCTGACAGCACTCACTCACCCGAGTTTGCGATGCTCGAAGCCTATGAGGCATACGGCGACTACAACTCGATTGCAGACCTCACCCAAAAGCTCATCCAGGATGCTGCTCTGGCCGTTGCCGGTAGCCACGTGGTCACCTGGGCTGATGGCACCGAGTTTGATCTCGGTGGTCAGTGGGATCGCATCAGCATGTACCACTCGCTCAGCGAAGCTTCCGGTGTAGAAATCACTCCCGAAACCTCAGTTGCCGAATTGCAAAAAATGGCAGATAAAGAAGGCGTCGAAGTACACCTCGCTAACCACGGCAAGCTCGTGGAAGAGCTGTGGGAGCACTTCGTGAAAGATGGTCTCAGCCGTCCCACATTCGTGATGGACTTCCCAGTCGAAACAAGCCCGCTCGTGAAAGAGCACCGCTCAATTCCTGGCGTGGTGGAAAAGTGGGACCTCTACGTTCGAGGCTTCGAACTTGCCACCGGTTATTCCGAACTCAATGACCCCGTCATCCAGCGTGAGCGTTTTGTGCAGCAGGCTGCACTGAGCGCTAAAGGCGATGTGGAAGCAATGCGCCTGGACGAAGACTTCCTCAAAGCTCTCGAGCACGCCATGCCACCTGCTGGCGGCATGGGCATGGGTATGGACCGCCTTCTCATGGCCATTACTGGTCTTGGTATCAGGGAAACCATTATGTTTCCCCTGGTGAAGTAA
- the panC gene encoding pantoate--beta-alanine ligase: MSTPVVLHTEAELAELRARLTADGKTLALVPTMGALHRGHLALVSRARELADVVVVSIFVNPLQFGAGEDFDRYPRTLDSDVAALAEAADYVFAPDADEVYPDRVGGEAVPAQHAGPVGDLFEGASRPGHFDGVLTVVARLFELVKPDVAVFGQKDAQQVFLVRQLITENKLPITFEVVPTVREEDGVALSSRNRYLSEEERAAAAALPHALLAASHAALHEGVQGTREAGIRAFEQYPLVRLEYLDLVDPTTFLPVPDDYQGPVTVVVAAKVGNTRLIDTENIERLHA; this comes from the coding sequence ATGAGCACACCCGTCGTTCTTCACACCGAGGCCGAGTTAGCAGAACTGAGAGCACGGCTGACCGCAGATGGTAAGACCCTGGCACTCGTGCCCACTATGGGTGCTCTCCACCGAGGACATTTGGCACTGGTATCACGGGCCCGTGAATTAGCAGATGTGGTGGTGGTTTCCATCTTTGTGAACCCACTGCAGTTTGGTGCTGGCGAAGATTTTGATCGGTATCCGCGCACCCTCGATTCAGATGTTGCTGCGCTAGCCGAAGCAGCAGACTATGTCTTTGCTCCTGATGCTGATGAGGTTTATCCTGACCGCGTTGGGGGAGAAGCTGTTCCTGCACAGCACGCAGGACCAGTGGGTGATCTGTTTGAAGGGGCAAGCAGACCAGGCCATTTCGACGGTGTGCTGACGGTGGTTGCCAGACTCTTTGAGCTCGTGAAACCGGATGTTGCTGTGTTTGGGCAAAAGGATGCCCAGCAAGTGTTCTTAGTTCGCCAGCTCATTACAGAAAATAAGCTGCCCATCACCTTTGAGGTGGTTCCCACCGTCCGCGAAGAAGACGGCGTTGCCCTCTCCAGCCGCAACCGTTATCTCAGTGAGGAAGAGCGCGCAGCGGCAGCAGCGCTGCCGCACGCTCTTCTTGCTGCTTCTCATGCAGCACTGCATGAAGGCGTTCAGGGTACTCGGGAAGCAGGCATCCGAGCATTCGAGCAGTACCCGCTGGTTAGACTTGAGTATCTCGACCTAGTCGATCCCACCACTTTCTTGCCTGTTCCAGATGACTATCAGGGACCAGTCACTGTGGTGGTGGCCGCGAAGGTGGGAAATACACGCCTGATTGATACCGAAAACATTGAAAGACTCCACGCATGA
- a CDS encoding Rossmann-like and DUF2520 domain-containing protein — MTKGLSVNQQRDGRLGVGIIGAGNVGPILGAALAGAGHALVGISAISEQSKERAAALLPQVPVLDVTQIVERSELVLIAVPDEELPGLITGLATAGAWQPGQIVLHTSAKYGVDVLLPAQQAGVIPLALHPAMAFTGTSMDISRLSESYIAVTAPTPVLPIGQALAVEMGGEPIVIAENQRPAYAEAIATASQFSLAIVEQATGILAEMGIENPGRIVAPLIRSTVDNALGQAGDASRLGFTGIDDLV, encoded by the coding sequence ATGACGAAGGGGCTGTCGGTGAACCAACAGCGTGATGGACGCCTCGGCGTCGGCATCATCGGTGCTGGCAACGTCGGGCCGATTCTGGGTGCTGCGCTAGCAGGAGCCGGTCATGCTCTTGTCGGTATCTCCGCAATCTCAGAGCAAAGCAAAGAGCGCGCAGCTGCACTACTTCCACAGGTACCCGTCTTGGATGTTACTCAGATTGTTGAGCGCAGCGAACTCGTTCTCATTGCTGTTCCTGATGAAGAACTTCCAGGCTTGATTACCGGCCTTGCCACTGCGGGAGCATGGCAGCCAGGACAGATCGTGCTGCACACTTCGGCGAAGTATGGGGTTGATGTTCTCCTCCCTGCTCAACAAGCAGGAGTAATTCCGCTGGCATTGCATCCGGCAATGGCGTTCACGGGAACCAGCATGGATATTTCCCGACTGAGTGAAAGCTACATTGCCGTGACAGCACCAACACCGGTTTTGCCGATTGGTCAAGCGCTCGCCGTGGAGATGGGCGGCGAACCTATTGTTATTGCCGAGAACCAGCGACCTGCCTATGCCGAGGCCATTGCAACGGCCTCACAGTTTTCACTGGCCATCGTGGAGCAGGCAACCGGAATTCTGGCAGAGATGGGCATCGAGAATCCCGGGCGCATTGTTGCCCCACTGATTCGTTCCACCGTTGACAACGCCCTCGGTCAGGCAGGAGATGCGTCACGTTTGGGCTTTACTGGAATCGACGATCTCGTATGA